Genomic DNA from Eleutherodactylus coqui strain aEleCoq1 chromosome 8, aEleCoq1.hap1, whole genome shotgun sequence:
atagaggtgaggtagattcttctcagtatatacacatagatgtgaggtagattcttctcagtatatacacagagaggtgaggtagattctcctcattatatacacatagaggtgaggtagattctccgcagtatatacacatattggtgaggaaaattctcctcagtatatacatagaggtgaggtacattctcctcagtatatatgcatagaggagaggtagattctccctcagtatatacacatattggtgaggtaaattctcctcagtatatacatagaggtgaggtacattctcctcagtatatatgcatagaggtgaagtagattctcctcagtatatacgcatagaggtgaggtagattctccccagtatatacacatagaggtgaggtagattctcctcagtatattcacatagaagtgaggtagattctcctcagtatatacacatagaggtgaggtagattctcctcagtatatacacatagaggtgaggtagattccccccagtatatacacgtagagttgaggtagattctgcccagtatatacacatagagttgaggtagattctcctcagtatatacacatagaggtgaggtagattcttctcagtatatacacatattggtgagatagattctcctcagtatatacacatagaggtgaggtagattctcctcagtatatacacagagaggtgaggtagattctcctcagtatatacacagagaggtgaggtagattctcctcactatatacacatagaggtgaggtagattctccgcagtatatacatataggggtgaggtagattctcctcagtatatacacatattggtgaggtagattctcctcagtatatacacatagaggtgagctagattctcctcactatatacacatagaggtgaggttgattctcctcactatatacacatagaggtgaggtagattctcctcagtatatatacatagaggtgaggtagattctcctcagtatatacacaattttggtgaggtagattctcctcagtacacacacatagaggtgaggtagattctcctcagtatatacacatagaggtgagggagattctcctcagtatatatacatagaggtgaggtagattctcctcagtatatacacatattggtgaggtaaattctcctcagtatatacacataggggtgaggtagattctcctcagtatatacacatattggtgaggtagattctcctcagtatatacacatattggtgaggtagattctccgcagtatatacacatagaggtgaggtagatactcctcagtatatacacatagaggtgaagtagattctcctcagtatatacatataggggtgaggtagattctcctcagtatatacacatgttggtgaggtagattctcctcagtatatacacatagaggtgagatagattctcctcactatatacacatagaggtgaggggttgattctcctcactatatacacatagaggtgaggtagattctcctcagtatatatacatagaggtgaggtagattctcctcagtatatacacatattggtgaggtagattctcctcagtacacacacatagaggtgaggtagattctcctcagtatatacacatagaggtgagggagattctcctcagtatatatacatagaggtgaggtagattctcctcagtatatacacatattggtgaagtaaattctcctcagtatatacacataggggtgaggtagattctcctcagtatatacagatattggtgaggtagattctcctcagtatatgcacatattggtgaggtagattctccgcagtatatacacatagaggtgaggtagatactcctcagtatatacacatagaggtgagggagattctcctcagtatatacatagaggtgaggtagattcttctcagtatatacatagaggtgaggtagattctcctcagtatatacatagaggtgaggtagattctcctcagtatatacatatataggggaggtagattctccccaatatatacacatagaggtgaggtagattcttctcagtatatacacagagaggtgaggtagattctcctcagtatatacacatagaggtgaggtagattctccgcagtatatacacatattggtgaggaaaattctcctcagtatatacatagaggtgaggtacattctcctcagtatatatgcatagaggagaggtagattctcccttagtatatacacatattggtaaggtaaattctcctcagtatatacatagaggtgaggtacattctcctcagtatatatgcatagaggtgaggtagattctcctcagtatatacgcatagaggtgaggtagattctccccagtatatacacatagaggtgaggtagattctcctcagtatattcacatagaagtgaggtagattctcctcagtatatacacagagaggtgaggtagattctcctcagtatatacacatagaggtgaggtagattctcctcagtatatacacagagaggtgaggtagattctcctcagtatatacacatagaggtgaggtagattctcctcagtatatacatatagaggtgaggtagattctcctcagtatatacacatagaggtgaggtagattcccctcagtatatacacatagagaggaggttaattctcctcagtacacacacatagaggtgagggagattctcctcagtatatacacatagaggtgagggagattctcctcagtatatacatagaggtgaggtagattcttctcagtatatacatagaggtgacgtagattctcctcagtatatacgtagaggtgacgtagattctcctcagtatatacatatataggggaggtagattctcctcagtatatacatagaggtgaggtagattctccccagtatatacatatataggggaggtagattctccctaatatatacacatagaggtgaggtacatttttctcagtatatacacatagaggtgaggtagattcttctcaatatatacacttagaggtgaggtagattctcctcagtatatacacatagaggtgaggtagattctcctcagtatatacatgtgaaggtgaggtagattctcctcagtatatacacatagaggtgaggtagattctcctcagtatatacatatagaggtgaagtagattctcctcattatatacacacaggtcaGGGAATAgaaaaaatgtccagaaattccaccattattattgttttttgtttttacagggtTCCGCATTCTATAAAAATAACCTGATAACGTTCTTAtctgatcagcacaattactgcgataccaagtttatagtgtagtggcccagtaaatccatcctggccccctccattatgtcatacgtcatgtcttatgttggtgggctgtgcaaaagtgtcttgtcattctgttatgtgtattgcacagctgcagcaagtgaggagttaaaggagatgtcccgcgccgaaacgggtttttttttttttaaaccccccccccgttcggcgcgagacaaccccgatgcaggggttaaaaaaaccacccgcacagcgcttacctgaatcccggcggtccggcgtcttcatactcacctgctgaagatggccgccgggatcctctgtcttcatggaccgcagggcttctgtgcggtccattgcggattccagcctcctgattggctggaatcggcacgtgacggggcggagctacacggagctacacggagccccatagagaagaggagaagacccggactgcgcaagcgcggctaatttggccatcagagggcgaaaattagtcggcaccatggagacgaggacgccagcaacggagcaggtaagtataaaactttttataacttctgtatggctcataattaatgcacaatgtatattacaaagtgcattattatggccatacagaagtgtatagacccacttgctgcctcgggacatctcctttaagtatttgcatgagcctgggagatgtttgcaatgtatcaattcttCTTGTCAAGTGGTATGAGTGAGGagataaataggagtgtgtgagagcggcaaagagatttcttctgggttcctgggagtgccagccacatgcggGTATCCTCAAccttcatgtagtgaagaatggaggaagaggagcagttcctgactacctgtgtgacagcaaccgtGGTTGGGTGAGTTCccacctaaggcttctttcccacaagcgtatatcggccaatgttttcacggccagccgatatacgctacattgggagAGATGAAACTGGCAAATGagcacacaaatcaaacatttgtgcgcccgttcagacggaaTGGGTCCCGGCGTATATACGCTGGGACTaccatgctgtcgccccttttccctccctatcgcaggctcacctctcttctcttctcctctccgctcgttctttgcaatggaagggggtgggacaggggcggagctaataagctatattggccggccgggtgcttttacgtcatgggaatacggccatctgatctgatgcattggaatccaatgcatcagatcagagcaTATAtcaaccggccgatatacgctcgtgagaAAGAGCCCAATAAGAGAGCGTGAGCAAGGGAGAGGGTTCATACAACCAAATTTAGTGCAGAGGTACACTGTGATTGTCTTTACTACacggccgtcctgaagtctgggatcactgcgtagaggtacacccatttgcttTTCACATCCGGCCGTCATtaagtctgggatcactgggtggaggtactctcaagtctgtttctttttcctgcactgccCATGTTATGTAAATTGTGCCTGTATCCAGAACTTTTGCCTCAATAAAGTTATTGCCGaaccctgaccgttcccagggacctgaggcacgttacttctgtctgcagctctatttatttaccgccgagggtcataccagtgggtaacggaacggtggcatcacccgtgacatctgctatcattgttctccagtttattgggcatcccaatcctaggggtgtccggaagaggcccagtgctgccctggccttggctacgtgcgtCCCTCTGGGCGGGaacgtggtaagtgccgctgtgacaagccagcatcttgccctcccagctccccttGCTGCAGAAggggttttgttattttttactacttttgcacaataaaaacacgtttttaaagaaaaacaatggaCTCTGCATCGCCGCATACTAAGGCCCCGAACATTATTATTCTTCCATCCTCAAAGCTCGGCTGGTttgttgcaggaagagttgtagtttaaggcctccttcccacgagcgtgacgggctccgcagcgtaatattacgctgtgaagcccgtcacggcgccccccagagcccctatacttacctgcgggagatagcgtgaaatcgcttccccgcccaccgccgccgcgtcaccgcccgtcaccgcccaccgccgcgcgtcaccggccgtgtcacgtgacgcggccggccgtgtcacgtgacgcggccgtgcacgtcatatggcgtcatatgacgcgcggcggtgggcgggaaagcgttttttcacgctatctcccgctggtgacagcgggagatagcgtgaatggacggcttccattgactgcaatggaagccgtcagtgcgtacagcccgtcctcacccgcagaaaatagagcatgctgcgggtgaggacgggagaaatcgcggtgcgtaattccgcggtggaattacgcatcgtgagcattgtgctattaggttcaatagaacctaatagctgcgggcaacgcagcggattttcgccgcgaattacgcggtggaaatccgttcgtgggaaggaggccttataggtaccagtttgaggtacgTGGGACTTTTTGGATTGTTTTATATTgagttttttgggaggtgaacagAAGAAAAATAGCAGTAGTTTTTAAAACCATTTTACTGCATTcatcatgtgagataaataacaaGCTATTTTCATTGTCTACAACATTACGAACTCTGTAATATGCtgctttttaaaactattttggtattttatccatttaaaaaggttttttgtggggaaaaatagatttttttactggattttttttaaatttaactttGTTGAACCTTCTTATACTATTTTCTAGTCCCTCAAAGATTAGAGATCACTTGTAGATGCTATTGTTCAATCACTTAGatactacattgcattacttatgtactgcattctactaagcctatgacagcagcctattagactctgtgggaggcggggtctaataggctgagttacatggcagaaatggaggcctttgtcaggcttttggtacccattggtaccttgctaTTGGATTGctgggtgccaatgggtgacagaaagagtcCCTTCCCActgttatctgcttacatgtTTGTGACACGTAAGGGGTTAATCTGGCAGGAGCTGAGGGTTCTCCTTCCCtagtatttttgttttcatttttattaatggaaaaatgtgtttaaataaaaaaggattttttaaccattttgaaTCTGTAGGGAACTTCTGTACTGCATTGAATTATGGCAATTATTAGCAATCGTAGGCCATGGCAGCTTCGGACACTATTGTCTGGCGTTCGGTTTCCATGGCACCTCATCAGCCCTCCACAATTACATCGGCCGATGATGGACCACTAACGTCACTAAAGTAGTAGGCCgcaccctctgtgaaccctttacatgccacaatcaacattcTTACCAatcccagctgttgcagctggaggctGGCTGTCTGTCAGCTTCTGAGACATGCCATCCATGATATGTAAGTTTACGTTGATTTTTTGGAACCCCTTCTTAGCCAGGATGTAAACTGTCTTGTCctgtagcgggaaggggttaagagggtTGTCCACTATAGAAAATTACTTTTCATACAAGCCATTCTAGAATAACAGGTTACCGAAAGCGAGTTCTCTGGTTGGGGTGCAGGGTTGTTCTCTGGTTTGGGTGAAGGGGCGTTCTCTGGTTGGGGTGAACGGGGCGTTCTCTGGTTGGGGTGAAGGGCGTTCTCTGGTTGGGGTGAACGGGGCGTTCTCTGGTTGGGGTGAACGGGGCGTTGTCTGGTTGGGGTGAACGGGGCGTTCTCTGGTTGGGGTGAACGGGGCGTTCTCTGGTAGGGGTGAAGGGGTGTTCTCTGGTTGGGGTGAAGGGGTGTTCTCTGGTTGGGGTGAAGGGGTGTTCTCTGGTTGGGGTGAACGGGTGTTCTCTGGTTGGGGTGAACGGGTGTTCTCTGGTTGgggtgaacggggtgttctctgGTTGGGGTGAACGGGGCGTTCTCTGGTTAGGGCGAAGGGGCGTTCTCTGGTTGGGGTAAACAGGTGTTCTCTGGTTGGGGTGAACGGGTGTTCTCTGATTGGGGTAAAGAGGCATTCTCTGGTTGGGGTGAAGGGGTGTTCTCTGGTAGGGGTGAAGGGGCGTTCTCTGGTAGGGGTGAAGGGGCGTTCTCTGGTAGGGGTGAAGGGGCGTTCTCTGGTAGGGGTGAAGGGGCGTTCTCTGTTTGGGGCGAAGGGGCGTTCTCTGGTAGGGGTGAAGGGATGTTCTCTGGTAGGGGGGAAGGGGCGTTCTCTGGTAGGAGTGAAGGGGTGTTCTCTGGTTGGGGTGAACGGGTGTTCTCTGGTAGGGGGAAGGGGCGTTCTCTGGTAGGAGTGAAGGGGCGTTCTCTGGTTGGGGCGAACGGGGCATTTTCTGGTTGGGGTGAAGGGGTGTTCTCCCCCCATTATAGTCTCTGGGGCTATGCGCTATTAAGTTTTTTTATGTGGACTAAAGGAACTCGTGACGTGTCCCATCCTTGTCCGTATCATGTGCGAGAATTAGGAAATGTGAATGTGTGGGCCATCCGTATTCTGTCCAATACATGGATGGCCATGTGTCCGTGTGGTATCCCATGCGAGTTACACTTGAACTTTTAAAAATGCAGTGgaatgaaatggggaaaaaacgcaatttgtttttattatgtGCACTGCAGAAAAAACTGACAGGGCAACCTTATGTATTCTGATAGTGATATCAAATGTATCAGTTGTTTTATGCAGTACTTTAAATGACTTTCTGCCGCTATCTTCAGGCCACGATTCCTTTTTTGATTGTTCCGCTGCTGCAGTTGTGTGAAGGTTTGCATTTGTCAGGATGACCTGtgatttctgttggtaccattgtgGTGGATATctgattttttaaatctttttattaaagatttttaaaaaatcaaattaattttttttttagaatacaattttttattagagaacaaaaaaagtgcaattctggcgcggtgtatttttttctgatgattttTTTACCATACAGTAAATGTACTGCGTTACTTTAACAGAACTGACTTTTACGATCGCAGCGATGTCACATGTTTTTTCTTGTTCTAATGTGTTATTTATACGACATtgtgaaaactgtaaaaaaaaattttgtttatctcgctggaataaaaagtgatcaaaatgttttaTGTTACGAAAAATGGGATAAAtaaagttcatcctgcaaaatacaagctgtcggtggaaaaatacaaatgttcTGCTCTTTGCAGTTGGAGATAAAagcgaattttaaaaaaatatttttagtgtacaaaaattgtaaaacaaaaaaaaacactgtataaAGTTGGTATTGCTGGAATTGTTTGGAGCCCGAGAGAAATATTATCACATTatgtattctgcatgctgaacgccgtaaaaatgaaatccaaaaactaATGGAAATATCTTTGTCCCCCATCCCTTCCCCCCACAAAATTAATAAGGTACACAATACACTATATGCACCCCATGTCCTCCGGATTACAACATAGGGCCGTGAAACGTGGACATTTAGGAAAAATTGATGGATtcgagctgtggtgttggagaaaacttctacAAATCCCCTGGACATCTAGAttcaccaacaaagctgtcctggaccgtatcaacccagaggtgtccGAGGAAGGCAAGATCACAAGACTGAGACTGGATTACTTCAGGCACATGATGAGGACGAATCCGCttgaaaaagagatgctacttggaatggtcagtggtaaaaggaaccAGGGAAGGCAAAGGACAggttggctggacaccatcaagaaggacatggGGATGGTCATCAGCAACTGAAAGCAGCcgtagagaagcatggagaggaccggcctacagagtatccaagagtcgtaCTGAACAGATAGAATTGGAACTCTacaatgatgccattaaaaaatacaacttgttccacaaaacacaagccctcgtaCGGCTCTTTATGGAAAGATTAAAAAATTATGGCTCTAGGaaaacaacattaaaaaaaaaccaaaattggTCTTTAAGGCCTAAAATGAGCCGttgattaaggggttaagaacatgACAGTACATGAAAACCAGTTTTTTTAAACTATCCCACATAATACCATAAAACAATATATTTTTGACCATATAAATGCCAGCTGGTAGCGTGCCGAGCCGCCGGACAGAAACCcgactgaccccattatagtcaaatgGATCTGTCACGGTTCACGTCTGGTAACGGCCCGGTCCGTCGCTTCCATTATTTACGTTGTTCGGCTGCTGTGACAGAGTCAAATGATGGAGATATAATGTGAGCCGAGTTAACAAGAGTCCAATCAGCTGCTTGAGAACAGCTATATTTTACATGACGCCAGCCCCTTTGTTCTACATGCATATACAACAGAACTTTATTCCCGGAGTATCCATAAATGCCAGGCCTCCGGAATGATCAATATCAGTGATGTGCGGCTCATCTGGGAAACCGTCCAAGTCCTAAATCTCCATGGCAAAGTGCGATGCTGCCGCGGCCTAATGAGCTGCTCAGCCAGACAATGAATGTTTGCTCTTGTTACTGTCTGGGGTGATGCTTGTCGCTCATGACAATGTGCTGTCTGCACCCGAACAGCTCAGTCTGCTGACCCTCTGCTCAGCTCACAGTTTTTTATGCACTGTTTATTTCCCtagtcatgttcacacatctcCTCCCTGTATCACTGACTGCtgtcatagttaaaggggttttcttactACCTATAATAGCTCCACAGCCCCTCTGTacttcctgattgctgctgaccaggacatgtgactgctgcagccaatcgttgatccatagcagtgaccttctataggctGTGACTGACTGCAGCAAACCAAAAGAGTGGTGGTGAAGCAATTTAAGGctgtgggaaaatccctttaaggaaacccctgtcactGGGTCCCCCatgccttaaaataaaaaataagcagttactcacctctccccgatCACAATTCGTCCTCCGCCGCTGTCTGGTTTTTACAGGTAGCTgcgacatcccataaacctgctgtaACAGCCAATGACAGCATTCAGCCATGATCGCGGAGTGCTGTCATTAGCTGCTGTAGGTTGTTTATAGACGGACTCATCATctaaagtgatgtcacagcagagaCTGGAGACGGTGGTGGAGGATGAATTGGGCAGAGCTGAGTTTATTTTAAGGTATGGGGGACCCGGTGACAGgggttt
This window encodes:
- the LOC136578070 gene encoding proteoglycan 4-like codes for the protein MPRSPQPENAPSLLPENAPSPYQRTPVHPNQRTPLHSYQRTPLPPYQRTSLHPYQRTPLRPKQRTPLHPYQRTPLHPYQRTPLHPYQRTPLHPYQRTPLHPNQRMPLYPNQRTPVHPNQRTPVYPNQRTPLRPNQRTPRSPQPENTPFTPTREHPFTPTREHPFTPTREHPFTPTREHPFTPTREHPFTPTRERPVHPNQRTPRSPQPDNAPFTPTRERPVHPNQRTPFTPTRERPVHPNQRTPLHPNQRTTLHPNQRTRFR